The Streptomyces venezuelae genomic interval CGCGCTGCTTGTCCCACGCCACCTGGTACTCGACGGCTTCCGCGCCGAAACCAAGGCGGACGAATCGCAGCTCACTCACGGCCATGCCTCCTCCTGGGTGCCGGGAACCGGGGACCGGGGATCATCCCGGGCCGGATCGGCACCATGCGTCATTCGCGCCCATGCCACTGTACGGCGACACCGCGCACACCTGTACGGGGGTGCCGGGACGGCCGGCCCGGGCGGTGCCGGGGCGTCCCTACGGGCGGTGCGGGGGTGCCCCCTCCGTCAGCTGGACGGCGACGGCTACGTCGGCGGTGCCGTCAATCCTCACACGATCGGATGAATGTGGGGCGAAGGTGGCGGTACGGGCCGTGGGGACCGCTAAATTCACGCCGTTCCATGAGGGTCCGAACGGGCTGCACCTGGGCCCGGAAGGCAGGAGACCGCACAGCTGATGACGGAACGACCACCGCAGCGCATCCCGAACCGCCAGCTCGCCGCGCTCATCGCCGAAGCCGGGTTCTCCAATGCGGGTCTCGCGAGACGAGTGGACCAGCTCGGTCTGGAGCACGGCCTCGATCTGCGGTACGACAAGACCTCCGTGACCCGCTGGCTCCGCGGCCAGCAGCCGCGCGGCACCACCCCCGCCCTCATCGCCGAGGTCTTCACCCGGCGCCTCGGCCGCCGGCTCTCCGCGCAGGACCTCGGTCTCGACGCCTGCGCGCCGGTCTACGCGGGCCTGGAGTTCGCGGCGACCCCCGAGGAGGCCGTCGACATCGTCAGCGGGCTCTGGCGCAAGGACTCCGGCAGCCACGCCGAACTCCGCAAGATCGCCTTCACCCCGGCGGGGCTCGTCGTGCCCAGCCGGGACTGGCTCATCGGCCGCGCCGACGAGCGGGTCGCCCGCGGCGAGCTCGCCCCCGGCCCGCCCTCCTCCCGCGCCCACGCCGCCGGGGCGCCGGGCGACCCGCGTTCCCCGCTCGAACCGCGTTCCCCGCTCGAACCCCGGGTCCCGAACGACCCCCGGGTGACACAGCACGACCCGCGCGTCCCCGCGCAGGGCCGCTTCTCGGTGCCCCGGCAGCGCGGGACGGACCGTGGGCCGGGCCAGCGGGTCTCCAGCGGCGACGTCGCCGCCCTCCGCTCCGTCGGCGAGCTCTTCCGCACCCTCGACCACGCCTACGGCGGCGGGCACGCGCGCCAGGCCCTCGTCCGCTACCTGGAGCACGAGGCCGAGCCGATGCTGCGCGGCACGTACGGCGAGTCCGTCGGCCGCCGACTCTTCGCCGCCGCGGCCGACCTCACCCGGCTCGCAGGCTGGACCTCGTACGACATCGCCGCCCACGGCCTCGCCCAGCGCTACTTCGTCCAGGCGCTGCGTCTCGCTCAGGCCGCCGGTGACCGGGCCTACGGCTCGTACGTGCTCCTCACCATGAGCTGCCAGGCCGTCTACCTCGGCCACGGACGGGAGGCCGTGCAGCTCGCCAGGGTCGCCCAGCAGGGCGTCGGGCCCGCCGCGCCGCCCGTCGTCCAGGCGATGCTGCACGCGATCGAGGCCCGCGGGCACGCCGTCCTCGGCGAGGCCCGGGTCTGCGGCGCCTCCCTGGTCCGGGCCGAGCGGGCCCTCGAAGCGGCCCGGCCGGGCGACGAGGTGCCCTACTGGGCCAGGATGTTCGACGAGGCCCAGCTCGCCGACGAGCTCGGGCACTGCCACCGCGACCTCCAGCAGTACCGGCCCGCCGCCCAGCACGCCGAGCGCGCCCTCCAGCTGCGCGCGCCCGGCTTCGCCCGCAGCCGGCTCTTCTGCCGGGTCGTCCTCGCCACCTCGCGCCTCGCCCTCGGCGAACTCGACCAGGCATGCGCCCTGGGCGCGGAGGCCGCCCAGCAGGCCTCCGAGATGCGCTCGGCACGCGCCGTCGAGTACGTCCGTGACTTCGAACGCCGCCTGGAGCCCTACCGCGACGCCGCGGCGGCCCGCACGTACCGCGACCGAGTAGCAGCCATCGGCTGACCCGGACCCGGGGTCGGGGCTGGGGCCGGAGCCGGAGTCGGGACCGGGACCGGGGTTGGAGCCCGGACCGGGGCCGGGTCGGAGCCCGGACCGGGGCCGGAGCCCGAGCCCGGACCCGAGCCGGGGCGCACAGGCCCGGGTCGGAGTCCGAGCACCGGCGGGTGTCCGTGCACGAGCCCAGGTCCGAGTCCGGGCCGGATCCCGGGCCGTAGCCCGGGCCGGAGGCTCGAGCCCCCGCCTCTGAGCCGGGCTCCGGCCCGGAGCTGAGCCCGAGGCCCGGCCGGATCTGCGCCCGAGCTCGGGGTCCGGAGCTGCGCCCGGCCCCGGGCCGGGGCTGCGGCCGTGTGCGTGTTACGCGGCCTCCTCCGTCGTCTCTTCCTCCTCCTTCGGGAGGCGGAAGCCGAGGTCGACGAGGAGGGCGCGGGCCGCGCGGGTTCCCGAGGCGAGGGCGCCCTGGGGGGTGCCCGCGTCCCGGTGGTCGCCGCAGACGTACAGGCCCGCGAGCAGCCGGACCGGGCGGCGGGCGTCGTACGGGGGCGGCATCGCCGGTAGGGCCTCCCGGGTGTGGTGCAGGGCCAGCAGCTCCCACTCGTCGGTCGACGTGCCGTACAGCGTGGCGAGGTGCTTGCGGACCCGGCGCTCCGTGTCGTCCGGCGGCGCCCCGAGCACCGTCGAGGTGATCAGGGCCCGGCCCTCCGGGGCGCGGACCGGGTCGACCGCGCTCATCACCGCCGTGTGGGCCACCGGCCCGCCCGGGTCGGACTCCAGGAGCAGCGCCGGGTCCCCGGTGGGCGCCACGGGCGCCGTGTGGTGGAGGAGCGTCACCGCGTGGAAGGCGGGCGTCCGCAGGCCGGGCAGCAGCTCGGCCGCCGTCCGCGCCCCCGTCGCGAGCAGCACCGCGCGGCAGCCGAGGACCCCGTGCTCGGCGGTCGTCACCCGCGAGACGGACGCCTCCGTGACCC includes:
- a CDS encoding regulator; translated protein: MTERPPQRIPNRQLAALIAEAGFSNAGLARRVDQLGLEHGLDLRYDKTSVTRWLRGQQPRGTTPALIAEVFTRRLGRRLSAQDLGLDACAPVYAGLEFAATPEEAVDIVSGLWRKDSGSHAELRKIAFTPAGLVVPSRDWLIGRADERVARGELAPGPPSSRAHAAGAPGDPRSPLEPRSPLEPRVPNDPRVTQHDPRVPAQGRFSVPRQRGTDRGPGQRVSSGDVAALRSVGELFRTLDHAYGGGHARQALVRYLEHEAEPMLRGTYGESVGRRLFAAAADLTRLAGWTSYDIAAHGLAQRYFVQALRLAQAAGDRAYGSYVLLTMSCQAVYLGHGREAVQLARVAQQGVGPAAPPVVQAMLHAIEARGHAVLGEARVCGASLVRAERALEAARPGDEVPYWARMFDEAQLADELGHCHRDLQQYRPAAQHAERALQLRAPGFARSRLFCRVVLATSRLALGELDQACALGAEAAQQASEMRSARAVEYVRDFERRLEPYRDAAAARTYRDRVAAIG